In the Panulirus ornatus isolate Po-2019 chromosome 57, ASM3632096v1, whole genome shotgun sequence genome, one interval contains:
- the LOC139766078 gene encoding uncharacterized protein, protein MVVKAPFSLVPWLLYLAFFFPLTSGDSNTEEILDKRLDQIAFAGEGKALQPDEGEELQPGEGKALRPGVAALTSNQLLQHLSTSPKDAPPVVFGPSLRSKPQSAPPVVFGPRLNSNQQTFERLPRPPFKSQLLGPFDPLPPPWLDPFRTHHFHRHF, encoded by the exons ATGGTGGTGAAGGCGCCCTTCAGCCTCGTCCCTTGGCTGCTGTATCTCgctttcttcttccccctcaccaGTGGAG ACAGCAACACAGAGGAAATATTGGACAAGAGGTTGGATCAGATAGCGTTCGCTGGTGAAGGGAAGGCCCTTCAGCCTGATGAAGGGGAAGAACTTCAACCTGGAGAAGGGAAAGCCCTCCGACCCGGTGTG GCAGCCCTGACCAGCAACCAGCTGTTACAGCACCTGAGCACCAGCCCTAAGGACGCCCCTCCAGTAGTATTCGGTCCTTCATTGAGATCGAAGCCCCAGAGCGCCCCTCCAGTGGTATTCGGCCCTAGGTTGAATTCAAATCAGCAGACGTTCGAAAGGCTTCCGAGACCTCCGTTCAAATCGCAGCTTCTCGGGCCGTTCGACCCATTACCGCCGCCTTGGCTCGACCCTTTCCGTACCCACCACTTCCACCGGCACTTCTGA
- the LOC139766075 gene encoding uncharacterized protein, which produces MVALKMVVLLAVAGLTVGQLSRVRFSQDRVNQERFNQDQFNRDRFNDNRFNRVQVNQVQLSQDQLNQDRFIQVQVNQNRINQDRITTALVSPPLQPVIPIVVDEREGPDASGAYSFRYESGDGTRREELAVPTGEDTFEVQGSYSYTAPDGNLVEVRYFADENGYRAESPFLPTAPPMPAHSLQQIAAAEEAFARQRDEEQRGTFQRQNFQQESFQQDAFQQQDFQQESFQQQGFQQDGFQQQTFQAQQPFQQQTFQAQQPFQQQANVRQQTFQIRRQG; this is translated from the exons ATGGTCGCCCTTAAGATG GTAGTGTTGTTGGCGGTGGCTGGTCTGACAGTGGGTCAACTGAGCCGCGTTCGCTTCAGCCAGGATCGGGTCAACCAGGAACGGTTCAACCAGGATCAGTTCAACCGGGATCGGTTCAACGACAATCGTTTCAACCGTGTTCAAGTCAACCAGGTCCAACTGAGCCAGGACCAGCTCAATCAAGATAGATTCATCCAGGTTCAAGTCAACCAGAATCGAATCAACCAAGATCGCATCACCACAGCCCTGGTCAGCCCACCTCTGCAACCAGTAATTCCTATTGTGGTTGACGAACGTGAGGGCCCAGACGCCTCTGGGGCTTACAGCTTCAG GTATGAGAGTGGTGATGGAACAAGGCGTGAAGAATTGGCAGTACCCACCGGCGAGGACACCTTCGAAGTCCAGGGTTCTTACTC GTACACGGCCCCAGACGGCAACCTAGTGGAGGTCCGCTATTTCGCCGACGAGAATGGCTACCGTGCTGAGAGCCCATTCCTGCCCACAGCCCCACCCATGCCCGCTCACTCCCTTCAGCAGATCGCCGCCGCCGAAGAAGCCTTCGCCAG GCAGAGGGATGAGGAACAGCGAGGGACCTTCCAAAGGCAGAACTTCCAGCAGGAGAGCTTCCAGCAGGACGCCTTCCAGCAGCAAGATTTCCAACAGGAAAGCTTCCAGCAGCAAGGTTTCCAACAAGATGGCTTCCAGCAGCAGACATTCCAGGCTCAACAGCCCTTCCAGCAGCAGACATTCCAGGCTCAACAGCCCTTCCAGCAACAGGCTAATGTTCGACAGCAGACCTTCCAGATCCGGCGCCAAGGATAG
- the LOC139766076 gene encoding uncharacterized protein, which produces MLRLILCLCLVAAVYTQQTTRGYGGGDDTGLPIIAPPETLSPVAQQRLSTAQLRQQSRVQQLLTFRQRQQARRLREEARRRQERRRQQEFERQRLLALRQQQTDLQLQRAQVHQAHVVGPYIPILDDHREGPYQDGTYYFTYATGNGIVREERGTPTGPDTLEVTGSYSYTAPNGEVISMEYIADEYGYRAFPLRSDR; this is translated from the exons ATGTTGAGACTG attttgtgtctgtgtttggtggCAGCCGTCTACACCCAGCAGACGACAAGGGGGTATGGAGGAGGAGACGACACGGGACTGCCAATCATCGCTCCACCTGAAACTTTGTCGCCAGTGGCGCAACAGAGGCTGTCTACCGCACAGCTCCGGCAGCAGTCACGGGTCCAGCAGCTGCTGACGTTCCGCCAGCGGCAGCAGGCCCGTAGACTCAGGGAGGAAGCTCGCCGGCGGCAGGAGCGGAGGCGCCAACAGGAATTCGAGCGGCAGAGACTCTTGGCTCTCAGGCAACAACAGACGGATCTTCAGCTTCAACGGGCGCAGGTCCACCAAGCGCACGTGGTGGGGCCTTACATACCCATCCTGGATGATCATCGCGAAGGACCCTACCAAGACGGCACCTACTACTTCAC GTACGCTACGGGCAACGGCATCGTGCGGGAGGAGCGTGGGACTCCGACAGGTCCGGATACCCTCGAAGTCACCGGGTCCTACTC GTACACGGCGCCCAACGGGGAGGTGATCAGTATGGAGTACATCGCTGATGAGTACGGCTACCGCGCCTTCCCCTTGCGCTCTGACAGGTAG
- the LOC139766077 gene encoding uncharacterized protein: MLTLAYCVCLVATVCAQQTLTRQRPFLRQQGRLGLQSVIGSQPILTQESLLQQPLLVQQQRQRPFTQQGLSLAQPQTLVQQGLSLAQPQQLVRQQGLSLAQPQQLVRQQGLSLAQPQQLVGQQGLSLAQQQTPLLLQQESLLGRQQLPLVVQQDALTVQEPLVVQQQQPQPLVVQPEPSLIVEQAPIVQPQQPLVVQRERPLVVEQAPIVQQLPLTQQTLRQQPQQVIVQRTQPRLQQQRAQQQQLLVVRQQQQQALRQREEVLRQQQVQRRQQELLRQRQEPRQRVAVRQQQTQRQQLLQRPGVTAVARPSVSIVDDRRDGPYQDGTYYFSYATGDGVQREEGIRLTGPATHEVTGSYSYTAPNGEVINVEYIADENGYRAFPVQSDSDSRVERPEPILVPPPIRPMQQQQSSLSSIGRRSSATINHNLARSATGVQPNGARGYGDFERRSVTSVYNSHRAATDGEECSDSEED; this comes from the exons ATGTTGACACTA GCTTACTGCGTGTGTCTGGTGGCGACCGTGTGCGCTCAGCAAACGCTAACGCGACAGCGACCATTTCTGAGGCAACAAGGCAGGCTGGGACTGCAGTCCGTCATCGGATCACAGCCTATCTTGACGCAGGAGAGCTTGCTACAGCAGCCTCTCCTGGTGCAACAGCAGCGACAACGGCCATTCACGCAGCAGGGGCTGTCTTTGGCACAGCCACAGACACTTGTGCAGCAGGGACTGTCTCTGGCACAGCCACAGCAGCTAGTAAGGCAGCAGGGACTGTCTCTGGCACAGCCACAGCAGCTAGTGAGGCAGCAGGGACTGTCTCTGGCACAGCCACAGCAGCTAGTAGGGCAACAGGGCCTGTCTTTGGCACAGCAACAGACGCCACTATTACTGCAGCAAGAGTCATTGCTGGGAAGACAGCAGTTGCCTCTGGTGGTGCAGCAGGACGCACTCACAGTCCAAGAGCCACTcgtggtacagcagcagcagccacagccttTGGTAGTGCAGCCGGAACCATCACTGATCGTTGAACAGGCGCCCATTGTGCAGCCTCAACAGCCACTGGTTGTTCAGCGGGAACGACCTCTTGTCGTGGAACAAGCGCCCATTGTGCAACAGCTGCCCTTGACCCAGCAAACTCTGCGACAGCAGCCACAGCAGGTCATTGTGCAGCGGACACAGCCGCGCCTCCAGCAGCAAcgagcacagcagcagcaactaCTGGTCGTccgccaacaacaacagcaagcgCTTCGGCAGAGAGAGGAGGTCCTCCGGCAACAGCAGGTGCAAAGGCGTCAGCAGGAACTCCTTCGCCAGAGGCAGGAACCTCGCCAGCGGGTAGCGGTCCGTCAGCAACAGACGCAGCGACAGCAACTCCTGCAGCGTCCAGGGGTCACGGCGGTGGCACGCCCTTCCGTCTCCATCGTTGATGACCGTCGCGACGGGCCCTACCAAGACGGCACCTACTACTTCTC GTACGCTACTGGCGACGGTGTCCAACGCGAGGAGGGTATTAGGCTGACGGGTCCTGCCACACACGAGGTCACTGGATCATATTC GTACACGGCGCCCAATGGGGAAGTGATCAACGTCGAATACATCGCTGACGAGAACGGCTATCGCGCCTTCCCCGTGCAATCTGACAG TGACAGTCGCGTCGAGCGGCCAGAGCCAATCCTAGTCCCACCTCCCATCCGGCcgatgcagcagcagcaatcGTCACTCTCCAGCATTGGCCGTCGTTCGTCCGcgaccatcaaccacaacctggCTCGCTCAGCCACGGGCGTACAGCCCAACGGCGCTCGAGGCTACGGCGACTTCGAGCGTCGCTCCGTCACTTCGGTGTACAACAGTCACAGAGCGGCGACCGACGGCGAGGAATGCTCCGACTCAGAAGAGGATTAA